A region from the uncultured Bacteroides sp. genome encodes:
- a CDS encoding DUF4861 domain-containing protein produces the protein MKKEIASILLFLCSCPVAIFAQSTEKTISVEIANEWNKTKTDEPVVLKIDNLKAGFLVKSATVCEGSTEIPSQLDDLNGDRRADELAFVINLAPKSKKTVKITLSAKKSNKQYTPRVYAEMLISDKKGKHVPVQSVTIPGTSNIYNQMHHHGPAFESDLVAYRIYFDQKQTVDLYGKFNKGFEIKESQFYPTDEQLARGFGDDVLLVGSSCGLGTLKGWDGTKATHIEPVSTRTESIVAYGPVRTIIDVRDNEWQYQGAELNMTNRYILYGGHRDVVVETFFEEPLKKEIFCTGVQNIKGSVSYSDHKGLIGCWGRDWPVNDTIKYAKETVGLATCIPQKYIKSEMKDKVNYLYSISAEGEKYFRYNITFTSMKETFGYKTPDAWFAYIRQWKEDLEHPAVVKIKE, from the coding sequence ATGAAAAAAGAAATTGCAAGCATTCTATTATTTTTGTGTAGCTGTCCGGTTGCCATTTTTGCCCAAAGTACAGAGAAAACAATCTCTGTAGAAATAGCCAACGAATGGAATAAGACCAAAACAGATGAGCCGGTCGTTCTCAAAATAGACAACCTGAAAGCCGGATTCCTTGTGAAGTCGGCTACTGTGTGTGAAGGTAGCACAGAGATACCTTCACAACTGGACGATTTAAACGGTGACAGACGGGCAGACGAGTTAGCCTTTGTCATTAATCTGGCTCCAAAAAGTAAGAAGACGGTAAAAATTACGCTTTCGGCCAAGAAATCGAATAAACAATATACGCCCCGCGTTTATGCCGAAATGCTTATCAGCGACAAAAAAGGAAAACATGTTCCTGTACAATCGGTAACGATACCCGGAACCAGCAACATCTATAATCAGATGCACCATCATGGTCCGGCATTTGAATCTGACTTAGTGGCATATAGAATCTATTTCGACCAAAAGCAAACAGTAGATCTTTACGGTAAGTTCAATAAAGGATTTGAAATAAAAGAATCTCAGTTCTATCCCACAGACGAGCAACTGGCACGCGGATTTGGTGACGACGTGCTGCTCGTGGGCAGTAGTTGCGGACTAGGTACTTTGAAAGGATGGGACGGCACCAAAGCTACCCACATAGAGCCGGTGAGCACGCGCACAGAAAGTATTGTAGCCTATGGCCCCGTGCGAACAATTATTGACGTAAGAGACAACGAATGGCAATATCAGGGTGCTGAGCTGAACATGACTAACCGTTATATCCTGTATGGCGGGCATCGCGATGTAGTTGTAGAAACATTCTTCGAAGAACCTCTGAAGAAAGAAATTTTCTGCACCGGCGTGCAAAACATAAAAGGTTCTGTTTCTTATTCCGATCATAAAGGTTTAATAGGTTGCTGGGGCAGAGACTGGCCGGTAAATGATACGATAAAATATGCAAAAGAAACCGTAGGGTTAGCAACCTGCATACCGCAGAAATACATTAAATCGGAGATGAAAGATAAAGTAAACTACCTATATAGCATTAGTGCCGAAGGAGAAAAATACTTTCGCTATAACATCACGTTTACGTCTATGAAAGAAACCTTCGGATACAAAACACCCGATGCCTGGTTTGCATACATACGTCAGTGGAAAGAAGATTTAGAGCACCCGGCTGTAGTTAAAATAAAAGAGTAA
- a CDS encoding glycoside hydrolase 43 family protein has translation MKKVIAFLIPCLVAILPAAAQKNYVSEVWVADKGDGTYQNPIIYADYSDPDACRVGDDYYMTSSSFNNLPALQILHSKDLVNWSIIGAAVPYALSPIETPERPEQGNRVWAPSIRYHNGEFYIFWGDPDQGAFMTKSKDPKGPWTDPVLVKPGKGIIDTTPLWDDDGKVYMVHGYAGSRAQLKSILGICELNADATKAITQSRIIFDGHEDQETVEGPKLYKRNDYYYIFAPAGGVATGWQLVLRSKNIYGPYEEKVVMRQGKTAINGPHQGAWIDTATGEDWFLHFQDVGAYGRLVHLQPMKWVNDWPVIGIDKDGDGCGEPVLTYRKPNVGKTYPICTPQESDEFNGFTLSPQWQWNANINEKWAYFAGDKGYVRLYSYPVVKDYKNLWDVANLLLQKTPAPNFTATMKLRFSPTEKYKGERTGLVVMGLDYAGLILENTDHGILLSQIACKQADKGSPEQTNESIALKRGDIYLKVQFERTREKVGTSEERSDLLVMCNFSYSLDGANFKKLGQSFQAREGKWIGAKIGMFCTRPAITTNDGGWTDVDWFRISKR, from the coding sequence ATGAAAAAAGTAATCGCATTTCTTATCCCTTGCCTGGTAGCCATATTGCCGGCAGCCGCACAAAAAAACTATGTTTCCGAAGTATGGGTAGCCGATAAAGGTGACGGTACTTATCAGAATCCTATTATTTATGCAGATTATTCCGATCCAGACGCTTGCCGCGTGGGAGACGATTACTATATGACCTCTTCCAGCTTTAATAATCTGCCGGCTTTGCAGATTTTACATTCAAAAGATCTGGTAAACTGGAGCATCATCGGTGCTGCCGTGCCCTACGCATTATCTCCTATAGAAACGCCCGAACGGCCTGAACAAGGCAATCGGGTATGGGCACCCAGCATCCGCTATCACAACGGAGAATTCTACATTTTCTGGGGTGATCCCGATCAGGGAGCATTTATGACCAAATCGAAAGACCCTAAAGGGCCATGGACAGACCCCGTATTAGTGAAGCCGGGTAAGGGTATTATCGACACAACACCTTTGTGGGACGACGATGGAAAGGTATATATGGTACACGGATATGCCGGAAGCCGGGCACAGCTTAAAAGCATTTTGGGCATCTGTGAGCTAAATGCCGACGCTACAAAAGCCATTACGCAATCTCGCATCATATTCGACGGACACGAAGATCAGGAAACCGTAGAAGGGCCCAAGCTATACAAACGTAATGATTACTACTACATTTTTGCTCCCGCCGGCGGCGTTGCCACAGGATGGCAATTAGTGCTACGTTCCAAAAACATATACGGACCTTATGAAGAAAAAGTAGTGATGCGACAAGGCAAAACCGCCATCAATGGGCCTCATCAGGGCGCTTGGATAGATACGGCTACAGGCGAAGACTGGTTTTTGCATTTTCAGGATGTCGGAGCATACGGGCGTTTGGTGCATCTGCAACCCATGAAATGGGTAAATGACTGGCCGGTGATAGGTATAGATAAAGACGGCGATGGTTGTGGAGAACCCGTTTTGACTTATAGAAAGCCCAACGTAGGCAAAACATATCCCATTTGTACCCCGCAGGAAAGTGACGAATTTAACGGCTTCACCCTCTCTCCGCAATGGCAATGGAATGCGAATATAAATGAAAAGTGGGCTTATTTCGCCGGAGATAAAGGATATGTGCGTCTCTACTCCTATCCCGTTGTGAAGGATTATAAGAATTTATGGGATGTGGCAAACCTCTTGTTGCAAAAAACGCCGGCACCCAACTTTACTGCAACCATGAAACTCCGTTTCAGTCCGACAGAAAAATATAAAGGTGAGCGCACGGGACTTGTCGTTATGGGGCTGGATTATGCCGGACTGATTCTGGAAAACACAGATCACGGCATTCTTTTGTCTCAAATAGCATGCAAACAAGCTGATAAAGGATCTCCGGAGCAGACCAATGAAAGCATAGCTTTAAAAAGAGGTGATATTTACCTTAAAGTACAATTTGAGCGTACAAGAGAAAAAGTCGGAACCAGCGAAGAAAGATCCGATCTGCTTGTTATGTGCAATTTCAGCTATAGCCTTGACGGCGCTAATTTCAAAAAGCTGGGGCAATCTTTTCAGGCAAGAGAAGGAAAATGGATTGGTGCAAAAATAGGAATGTTTTGCACTCGCCCCGCCATTACAACCAATGACGGCGGATGGACAGATGTAGACTGGTTCAGAATCTCAAAAAGATAA
- a CDS encoding HAD family hydrolase, whose product MKRLIIFDLDGTLLNTIADLANSTNHALQKLGYPTHEAEAYNFMVGNGINKLFERALPEKEKTEANILRVRKEFLLHYDQHNTDLSYPYPGIPKLLSDLQARGKLIAVASNKYQAATKKLITHYFPDITFAAIFGQRDGITAKPNPQIVYDILNIAKASKEETFYVGDSGVDMQTAINSGVTACGVTWGFRPRTELETFQPDFIINNPEEVLAAID is encoded by the coding sequence ATGAAAAGACTCATCATATTCGATTTAGACGGCACATTATTAAATACCATCGCTGATTTGGCTAACAGCACCAACCATGCGTTGCAAAAGCTGGGATACCCCACGCACGAAGCAGAAGCTTATAATTTCATGGTAGGCAACGGCATCAATAAACTTTTTGAAAGAGCCCTGCCCGAAAAGGAAAAGACGGAGGCCAATATATTACGGGTAAGAAAGGAATTTCTGCTGCATTATGACCAGCATAATACTGACCTAAGTTACCCTTATCCGGGCATTCCGAAGCTTCTTAGTGACCTCCAGGCTCGGGGAAAGCTGATTGCAGTAGCATCAAACAAATATCAGGCAGCCACAAAAAAACTGATCACTCATTATTTCCCCGATATAACATTCGCTGCTATATTTGGACAAAGAGACGGAATTACAGCTAAACCCAATCCCCAAATAGTATATGATATTCTGAACATAGCTAAGGCAAGCAAAGAAGAAACATTTTACGTAGGAGATTCCGGGGTAGACATGCAAACGGCTATTAATAGCGGAGTAACTGCATGCGGAGTGACATGGGGATTCAGACCCCGCACGGAACTCGAAACCTTTCAGCCGGACTTCATTATAAACAACCCCGAAGAAGTTCTTGCAGCAATTGATTGA
- a CDS encoding TonB-dependent receptor yields MSNKMKNMRTVLFMLFAAISLSISAQSVTLTGSVKDKTGEPIIGASILEKGTSNGIITDMDGNFTLKVSGAKPIVISYIGMKTQEINVKGKNRINIVLEDDAKTLDEVVVIGYGTAKRKDITGSVASVNSDVIAAVPVSSAIEAISGRLAGVQITTTEGSPDAEMKIRVRGGGSITGDNTPLFIVDGFPVESISDIAPSDIESIDVLKDASSTAIYGSRGANGVIIVTTKGGKEGKISVNYNAYYSFKKLAKKLDVLSASDYVKWQYELDLLTNGNDDNYTKFFGNYQDMDLYDNVETNDWQDQVFGRTGETFNHNLNISGGTEKTKFAFGYSHIDDKAIMQSSNFKRDNLSLKLTNKPQKRITLDFSMRYSKTKINGGGANEQNEVSSADSRLKYAMIYPVFPINGLTEEGVDDPDFKLYNPLEAISDNDRTQERKTLNMAGSASWEIIDNLSLKAEVGLDDYRNGDSRFYGMTTYYIQNVPSSANQDHPAVILTNTSRESLRSTNTLNYNFKKLLKNDNHHLNILLGHEYIITREKILTNTIHGFPTTFTSADAFNLTTQGTPFSTDNYSNPDDKLLSFFGRLNYDYQSKYLVSATFRADGSSKFSSSNYWGYFPSAALAWRVSSESFMESTKDWLDDLKLRFSYGTAGNNNIPSGQIKQSFSSKATSWINGFNSYWAASKTMANPDLKWETTTTRNLGLDFTLLGGRLNGTIEAYLNDTKDLLIEFPVGGTGYDTQYRNMGKTENKGLEASINYIALNKKDYGLSFSANIGFNKNKIKSLGTMQNTGYQSTWAGTEVGPDYWVATGGSVGQMFGYVSDGRYEVSDFSGYDEATEKWILKDGVTDCSAVIGTIRPGSMKLKDLSGDHAVSEGNEDRKIIGDANPLHTGGFTINGRLYGFDIAANFNWSYGNDIYNANKIEYTSSSKYQYRNMISTMADGKRWTNLRADGTISNDAAELTAMNANTTMWSPSMKKYVFSDWAVEDGSFLRLNTLTLGYTLPKALTTKVKIQNLRFYVTGYNLFCWTNYSGFDPEVSTRRKTALTPGVDYSAYPKSRQFVVGLNLNF; encoded by the coding sequence ATGTCTAACAAGATGAAAAACATGCGCACTGTGCTTTTTATGCTATTCGCAGCAATATCGCTAAGCATATCGGCACAAAGCGTTACCTTAACAGGTAGTGTGAAAGACAAAACAGGAGAGCCCATTATCGGTGCTTCTATCCTAGAAAAAGGAACGAGCAATGGCATCATTACCGATATGGACGGTAATTTCACATTGAAAGTATCCGGAGCTAAACCTATCGTCATTTCGTATATCGGAATGAAAACACAAGAAATCAACGTAAAAGGAAAAAACAGAATTAACATCGTTCTCGAAGACGATGCTAAAACTCTGGATGAAGTGGTGGTAATCGGATATGGTACAGCCAAACGAAAAGACATCACCGGTTCTGTGGCATCAGTCAATTCAGATGTTATAGCCGCTGTTCCTGTCTCCTCAGCAATAGAAGCCATATCCGGCAGACTGGCAGGAGTACAAATCACAACGACTGAAGGCTCTCCCGATGCGGAAATGAAAATTCGTGTTCGTGGAGGAGGTTCAATAACAGGTGATAATACACCTTTATTTATAGTCGACGGATTTCCGGTTGAATCAATCTCCGATATTGCCCCAAGCGATATTGAATCTATTGATGTTTTAAAAGATGCCTCATCAACGGCAATCTACGGATCTCGTGGCGCTAATGGCGTTATTATCGTTACAACAAAAGGTGGGAAAGAAGGCAAAATAAGTGTTAACTACAATGCTTACTACAGCTTCAAAAAGTTAGCAAAGAAACTAGATGTTCTTTCAGCCTCCGATTACGTAAAATGGCAATATGAGCTGGATTTGTTAACCAACGGCAATGATGATAATTACACGAAGTTTTTCGGAAACTATCAGGATATGGACCTTTATGACAATGTAGAAACCAACGATTGGCAAGATCAGGTTTTCGGCCGCACAGGAGAAACATTTAACCATAACCTGAATATCAGCGGTGGAACGGAAAAAACAAAATTTGCTTTCGGCTATAGCCATATAGATGATAAAGCGATTATGCAATCATCTAATTTTAAACGAGATAATCTAAGCTTAAAGTTAACGAACAAGCCGCAGAAAAGAATAACACTCGATTTCTCTATGCGCTATTCAAAGACCAAAATAAATGGCGGCGGAGCCAATGAACAAAACGAAGTATCATCTGCCGATTCCCGATTGAAATATGCAATGATCTATCCGGTTTTCCCTATCAACGGGTTGACGGAAGAAGGAGTCGATGACCCCGACTTCAAACTATATAATCCACTCGAAGCAATTTCTGATAATGACAGAACACAAGAAAGAAAAACGCTTAATATGGCCGGAAGTGCTTCATGGGAAATTATAGACAATCTTTCTTTGAAAGCAGAAGTTGGTTTAGACGATTATCGCAATGGAGATAGCCGCTTTTACGGAATGACTACCTATTATATACAAAACGTACCGTCGTCTGCGAATCAAGACCACCCGGCAGTAATATTGACCAATACATCCAGAGAATCGTTACGTAGTACAAACACTCTTAATTATAATTTTAAGAAACTGCTCAAAAATGACAACCATCATTTAAATATACTCCTTGGTCATGAGTACATTATTACAAGAGAGAAGATCCTGACTAACACCATTCATGGCTTCCCTACTACATTTACATCAGCAGATGCATTTAATTTAACAACACAGGGTACCCCATTTTCCACTGATAATTATTCGAATCCGGATGATAAACTACTCTCATTCTTTGGACGTTTAAATTACGACTATCAGAGTAAGTATCTGGTGAGTGCCACATTTCGTGCAGATGGTTCTTCTAAGTTTTCTTCTTCCAATTACTGGGGATATTTCCCTTCAGCAGCTCTGGCATGGCGCGTTTCTTCCGAATCGTTTATGGAGAGCACCAAAGATTGGTTAGACGATTTGAAGTTACGTTTTAGTTATGGTACAGCCGGAAACAACAACATTCCTTCTGGACAAATAAAACAATCCTTTTCATCAAAGGCAACGTCTTGGATTAATGGTTTTAATAGCTACTGGGCCGCCTCCAAAACAATGGCAAACCCCGATCTGAAATGGGAAACAACCACAACCAGAAATCTTGGATTAGACTTTACTTTATTGGGAGGTCGCCTAAATGGAACCATAGAAGCTTATCTGAACGACACCAAGGATTTGCTTATCGAATTTCCTGTAGGGGGAACAGGGTATGACACCCAATATCGCAATATGGGCAAAACTGAAAATAAAGGGCTCGAAGCTTCAATCAATTATATTGCATTGAACAAAAAAGACTATGGATTGAGTTTCAGTGCAAATATCGGATTCAACAAAAATAAAATTAAGTCTCTGGGTACTATGCAAAACACCGGATACCAATCGACATGGGCTGGAACAGAAGTTGGTCCAGATTACTGGGTAGCTACCGGCGGATCTGTTGGTCAGATGTTCGGATATGTCTCTGACGGACGCTATGAGGTTTCAGACTTTAGCGGCTATGATGAAGCGACAGAGAAATGGATTCTCAAAGATGGAGTAACAGATTGTTCCGCCGTTATAGGAACAATCCGCCCCGGATCAATGAAGCTAAAAGATCTTTCAGGAGATCATGCTGTAAGCGAGGGAAACGAAGACCGCAAAATAATTGGCGATGCCAATCCGCTTCACACCGGAGGTTTCACTATCAATGGCCGGTTATATGGTTTTGACATCGCAGCCAACTTTAACTGGAGTTACGGAAATGACATTTATAATGCTAATAAGATAGAATATACATCCAGTAGCAAATACCAATATAGAAACATGATTTCTACCATGGCGGATGGCAAACGATGGACCAACCTCAGAGCAGACGGAACCATATCTAATGATGCAGCTGAACTTACTGCTATGAATGCCAATACGACCATGTGGTCTCCATCAATGAAGAAGTACGTGTTCAGTGATTGGGCGGTGGAAGATGGTTCATTCTTAAGATTAAACACACTAACCCTTGGTTATACTCTACCTAAAGCGCTGACTACAAAAGTGAAAATTCAAAATCTTCGCTTCTATGTCACCGGTTATAATTTATTCTGCTGGACCAACTATTCAGGATTCGATCCGGAAGTTTCGACCCGGCGTAAAACTGCTTTAACTCCGGGAGTGGACTATTCCGCTTATCCCAAGAGTCGCCAGTTTGTAGTTGGCTTGAACCTTAATTTTTAA
- a CDS encoding RagB/SusD family nutrient uptake outer membrane protein, giving the protein MKKGIYISLMVMSFAGLMNSCDLDAPTKSSMDESIIFSTPVLAEGAVMGIHQSFGETNSYRGRYLPFYGINTDIEWYNSSENLTDDRAVLTSYNPSVSSTQMNTDDNAWAKFYEGIERANLCIRGLRTYGNVESNKELAQLLGEALTLRAVIYNDLVKAWGDVPARFEPITTETIYIPKSDRDVIYKQIIADLAEAEDLVAWPNETAVTSSVERVNKAFVKGLRARICLYAAGYGQRPDGSIRRSTDPDLSVEKLYPIVKQECLDIIGSETCQLGTFEANFRALCEDDITAGKESLWEIPFSDGRGRVLYTLGVKHTNVDKYTQQAAGGANGPLPTMYYDYDKDDVRRDVTCVPYEWTDGKQVLRKVSSWCFGKLRYEWMKRVVTSTNDDGVNWQYMRYADIYLMAAEAINELEGPAAAAPYLKKIRDRAFPNNPEKVTAFMTQVTASKETFFNAIVDERALEFCGEMLRKQDLIRWNELGSKLSEAKQKMTALASRSGAYADLPEKLYYQTAADGESLVVYGLEHGDTDEAGQALGYESNKGWLVSDGKATLEDTKINSLYQKDPDTRQFWPIWQTFLDKSNGMLTNDYGY; this is encoded by the coding sequence ATGAAAAAAGGAATCTATATATCTTTAATGGTAATGTCGTTTGCAGGGCTAATGAACTCCTGTGATTTGGATGCGCCAACTAAATCATCAATGGACGAATCGATCATATTCTCCACCCCTGTTTTAGCTGAAGGTGCAGTGATGGGCATCCACCAGTCTTTTGGTGAAACAAACTCTTATCGTGGCAGATATCTCCCATTCTATGGAATCAATACTGATATAGAATGGTATAACAGTTCTGAAAATCTAACGGATGACCGTGCAGTTTTAACAAGCTATAATCCGAGCGTAAGCAGTACGCAGATGAATACAGACGATAATGCATGGGCGAAATTCTATGAAGGCATTGAGCGTGCAAACCTATGTATCAGAGGACTACGTACCTACGGCAATGTAGAATCGAATAAAGAATTGGCACAGTTATTAGGCGAAGCCTTAACACTAAGAGCCGTTATTTACAATGACCTTGTAAAAGCATGGGGCGATGTTCCCGCTCGTTTTGAACCCATTACAACAGAGACCATCTATATACCAAAATCCGATAGGGATGTGATTTATAAACAAATCATCGCAGATTTGGCAGAAGCCGAAGACTTGGTTGCATGGCCTAACGAAACCGCTGTCACTTCCTCCGTTGAACGTGTTAACAAAGCATTTGTAAAGGGTTTACGTGCACGCATTTGTTTGTATGCCGCCGGTTATGGACAACGTCCGGATGGTAGCATCCGTAGGAGCACTGATCCCGATTTGTCTGTTGAAAAACTCTATCCGATCGTAAAACAAGAATGCCTCGATATCATTGGCAGTGAAACTTGCCAATTAGGTACATTCGAAGCAAATTTCAGAGCTTTGTGTGAGGATGATATAACTGCCGGAAAAGAATCTTTATGGGAAATTCCATTCTCCGACGGACGCGGACGTGTATTATACACATTGGGCGTAAAGCATACCAACGTGGACAAATACACACAACAAGCCGCCGGCGGAGCCAATGGCCCACTTCCTACTATGTATTATGACTATGACAAAGATGATGTTCGACGTGACGTAACATGTGTACCTTACGAATGGACAGACGGAAAACAAGTACTTAGAAAGGTGAGTTCATGGTGCTTTGGCAAACTTCGTTATGAATGGATGAAGCGCGTAGTAACTTCTACCAATGACGACGGAGTAAACTGGCAATATATGCGCTACGCAGATATATACTTAATGGCTGCCGAAGCAATTAACGAATTGGAAGGACCTGCAGCAGCAGCTCCATACCTAAAGAAAATACGCGATCGAGCATTCCCTAATAATCCCGAAAAGGTAACAGCCTTTATGACTCAGGTAACTGCCAGCAAAGAAACATTCTTTAATGCGATAGTCGATGAACGCGCATTGGAATTCTGCGGCGAAATGCTACGCAAGCAAGATCTTATACGTTGGAACGAACTGGGGTCCAAGTTGAGCGAAGCCAAACAAAAAATGACCGCATTGGCAAGCCGATCAGGCGCATACGCCGATCTGCCAGAGAAATTATACTATCAAACCGCAGCAGATGGTGAATCGTTAGTTGTTTACGGATTAGAACATGGCGATACTGACGAAGCAGGCCAGGCACTGGGGTACGAATCTAATAAAGGATGGTTAGTTAGCGATGGTAAGGCAACGCTTGAAGACACTAAAATCAATTCTCTATACCAAAAAGACCCTGATACCAGACAATTCTGGCCCATCTGGCAAACATTCCTTGATAAAAGTAATGGTATGCTGACAAACGATTACGGATATTAG
- a CDS encoding fibronectin type III domain-containing protein — protein sequence MNKILRNFTYILGTVAVLLTSSCSDNIDPEVTSLNADRLFSPINLEARIVNKTSVRLSWTNNAKADSYTIELYAEDSLQFSGTPVQTIPGVTAENLPYVIAGLEGETQYSARVKAVGESITESKWSGVAFKTDAEQIFQNIIPEELTATAVTLHWPAGEMATNITLSPGAINHTVTAEEIAAGAVTITGLTGETSYTAKLMNGTKTRGTITFATLIDLGGAIAVHPEDDLQALVSEANNGDVFALYPGTYNVAAKFTVGKSIAIKAVRPNDKPIIDGYISIEDGAALELKEIVLDGTLSEGSQALVFNTATGFGDLKIDGCEIKNYSKGLIYINVAATIESITINNSIIHDVVCSGGDFIDNRAGAPKVITLTNSTVYNSVSARDFIRVDDKSSSFAGVTPTITVDHCTLNGVANTSNRLLYVRFKGNKITFTNNIVTNTGAIFSNQSSTAAPTFSGNNYFNAPGLFTGGSATSLIFDDSATSLDPGFTDVASGNFKVSQEDIIYKGIGDPRWLK from the coding sequence ATGAATAAAATATTAAGAAACTTCACTTATATATTAGGAACAGTTGCTGTTTTGCTAACATCGAGCTGCTCCGACAACATTGATCCGGAAGTAACCAGTCTGAATGCAGATAGATTATTTTCTCCGATCAATTTGGAAGCAAGAATCGTTAACAAAACGTCTGTCCGCCTTTCGTGGACAAACAATGCTAAAGCAGATAGCTACACCATAGAGCTTTATGCCGAAGACAGTCTGCAATTTAGCGGAACTCCCGTTCAAACAATTCCGGGAGTCACAGCAGAAAACCTGCCGTATGTTATTGCCGGCTTAGAGGGAGAAACTCAATATTCCGCACGTGTAAAAGCGGTTGGAGAATCAATCACCGAGTCTAAATGGTCGGGAGTTGCTTTCAAAACCGACGCAGAGCAGATCTTCCAGAATATTATTCCCGAAGAACTAACTGCGACAGCAGTTACACTGCATTGGCCTGCTGGAGAAATGGCTACAAATATTACCCTTTCGCCCGGAGCAATAAACCATACGGTTACTGCGGAAGAAATAGCAGCCGGTGCTGTAACAATAACGGGACTTACGGGTGAAACCAGTTATACGGCTAAATTAATGAATGGTACAAAAACCCGCGGAACAATCACTTTCGCTACACTTATTGATTTGGGCGGTGCAATTGCCGTACATCCGGAAGATGACCTTCAGGCATTGGTGTCCGAAGCCAATAATGGCGATGTATTTGCTTTATACCCCGGAACATACAATGTTGCAGCCAAATTTACCGTTGGAAAAAGCATTGCTATTAAAGCCGTTCGTCCTAACGACAAACCTATCATTGACGGATATATTTCCATTGAAGATGGTGCAGCTCTAGAACTGAAAGAAATTGTACTTGACGGAACACTTTCCGAAGGAAGTCAAGCTCTCGTATTTAATACGGCAACCGGCTTTGGAGATTTGAAGATAGACGGATGTGAAATAAAGAATTACTCAAAAGGTCTTATTTATATTAACGTAGCAGCAACAATAGAATCTATCACAATAAACAATTCCATTATACATGATGTTGTGTGCTCAGGTGGTGATTTTATTGATAACCGTGCAGGTGCGCCCAAGGTAATTACATTGACTAACAGTACTGTATACAATAGTGTTTCGGCCCGTGACTTTATTCGCGTAGATGATAAATCAAGTTCATTTGCAGGCGTAACACCAACCATCACTGTAGATCATTGTACATTGAATGGGGTAGCTAATACTAGCAATAGGCTTCTTTATGTTAGATTTAAAGGTAATAAGATTACCTTTACCAACAATATCGTAACCAACACGGGAGCTATATTCTCTAATCAAAGCAGTACGGCTGCACCTACATTTAGTGGTAATAACTACTTTAATGCACCGGGACTTTTTACCGGCGGCAGCGCTACTTCATTAATCTTTGATGATTCGGCAACGTCTCTTGATCCGGGCTTTACGGATGTTGCCAGCGGTAACTTTAAAGTATCTCAGGAAGATATCATATACAAAGGTATCGGTGACCCAAGGTGGCTAAAGTAA